Proteins from one Agelaius phoeniceus isolate bAgePho1 chromosome 10, bAgePho1.hap1, whole genome shotgun sequence genomic window:
- the LOC129124281 gene encoding aquaporin-12-like isoform X1, with protein sequence MDGLNVSIAFFFLAFGVCQLLRWLSKRLLSPGTHGCLVREFAGSFQLCMSCLELRMLMDIGPWGGGFGLDVVLTLLFLLSAVHGASLDGASANPTVSLQEFLLLESSLAATGAKLLAQGVGAGTGWALTRLYWSWELTQLHFIQNLIAPECSSSIRASLPHAAFVEGSCSFLFHLILLRVRQSHPLYRVPALAATVTFLTYTAGPYTGAFFNPALATATTFHCSGSSFWDYIQVYWLGPLAGMLAALLLFQGNIPRLFQKNLLYSQKSKYKVPKAKVTAQVEGDKPQKKRKGGKSNSEPRA encoded by the exons ATGGATGGCTTGAATGTCTCcattgcttttttcttcctggctTTTGGGGTGTGCCAGCTGCTCAGGTGGCTTTCCAAGAGGCTTCTGTCCCCTGGGACACATGGCTGCCTTGTCAGGGAATTTGCTGGCTCCTTCCAGCTGTGCATGAGCTGCCTGGAGCTGAGGATGCTGATGGACATCGGCCCCTGGGGTGGTGGCTTTGGCCTGGACGTGGTCCtgaccctcctcttcctcctctctgctGTCCACGGCGCCTCTTTGGATGGAGCATCCGCCAACCCAACggtgtccctgcaggagttcctgctcctggagtccagcctggcagccacaggagccaAGCTGCTGGCCCAGGGTGTGGGTGCAGGGACGGGCTGGGCTCTCACCCGGCTCTACTGGTCCTGGGAGCTGACACAGCTGCACTTCATCCAGAACCTGATCGCTCCCGAGTGCAGCTCCTCCATCCGCGCCTCCCTGCCCCACGCTGCCTTCGTGgagggctcctgctccttcctgttCCACCTCATCCTCCTCAGGGTGCGACAGAGTCACCCCCTGTACCGGGTCCCTGCGCTGGCAGCCACTGTCACCTTCCTGACCTacacag CTGGACCGTACACGGGGGCCTTCTTCAACCCTGCCCTGGCCACAGCCACCACCTTCCACTGCTCGGGGAGCAGCTTCTGGGACTACATCCAGGTCTACTGGCTGGGTCCCCTCGCAG GGATGCTCGCTGCCCTCCTGCTGTTCCAGGGCAACATCCCACGCCTCTTCCAGAAAAACCTCCTCTACAGCCAGAAGAGCAAATACAAAGTGCCCAAGGCAAAGGTGACAGCGCAGGTGGAGGGTGACAAACCACagaagaagaggaaaggagggaagagCAACTCGGAGCCCCGTGCCTGA
- the LOC129124281 gene encoding aquaporin-12-like isoform X2, with product MLCMSCLELRMLMDIGPWGGGFGLDVVLTLLFLLSAVHGASLDGASANPTVSLQEFLLLESSLAATGAKLLAQGVGAGTGWALTRLYWSWELTQLHFIQNLIAPECSSSIRASLPHAAFVEGSCSFLFHLILLRVRQSHPLYRVPALAATVTFLTYTAGPYTGAFFNPALATATTFHCSGSSFWDYIQVYWLGPLAGMLAALLLFQGNIPRLFQKNLLYSQKSKYKVPKAKVTAQVEGDKPQKKRKGGKSNSEPRA from the exons ATG CTGTGCATGAGCTGCCTGGAGCTGAGGATGCTGATGGACATCGGCCCCTGGGGTGGTGGCTTTGGCCTGGACGTGGTCCtgaccctcctcttcctcctctctgctGTCCACGGCGCCTCTTTGGATGGAGCATCCGCCAACCCAACggtgtccctgcaggagttcctgctcctggagtccagcctggcagccacaggagccaAGCTGCTGGCCCAGGGTGTGGGTGCAGGGACGGGCTGGGCTCTCACCCGGCTCTACTGGTCCTGGGAGCTGACACAGCTGCACTTCATCCAGAACCTGATCGCTCCCGAGTGCAGCTCCTCCATCCGCGCCTCCCTGCCCCACGCTGCCTTCGTGgagggctcctgctccttcctgttCCACCTCATCCTCCTCAGGGTGCGACAGAGTCACCCCCTGTACCGGGTCCCTGCGCTGGCAGCCACTGTCACCTTCCTGACCTacacag CTGGACCGTACACGGGGGCCTTCTTCAACCCTGCCCTGGCCACAGCCACCACCTTCCACTGCTCGGGGAGCAGCTTCTGGGACTACATCCAGGTCTACTGGCTGGGTCCCCTCGCAG GGATGCTCGCTGCCCTCCTGCTGTTCCAGGGCAACATCCCACGCCTCTTCCAGAAAAACCTCCTCTACAGCCAGAAGAGCAAATACAAAGTGCCCAAGGCAAAGGTGACAGCGCAGGTGGAGGGTGACAAACCACagaagaagaggaaaggagggaagagCAACTCGGAGCCCCGTGCCTGA
- the LOC129124154 gene encoding galactose-3-O-sulfotransferase 2-like: MLKFKRYLITKLSAIYRCQPGRLWISFSLLVLLLVTLQVVEKLQPLGSCQCELERGLQQTTGHELSSALHSPHLLWEDDSPQGQRKIEPALTSTEDVSRMHLWTEAFKIQEVTAGEAQQARGVTSQGKTCKPKTDIVFLKVHKSASSTVMNILFRFGEMHNLTFAFPQGGGFQLYYPHHFLAKFVQGFSPLSPRQFNILCHHMRFLQPEVQKVVPSSAVYFSILRNPVQLMESSFVYYKGASAFSRVRSLQEFLSQPWRYYDPASGDRHYARNLMTFDFGFNPDGDVSPERVQLMLKAIEASFDFLLISEYFDESMVLLKEMLCWDLDSVVSFPLNSRDSSTKSPLPDSVVEKLKAWNRLDWEIYTHFNRTFWERLDRLIGRERLRREVRALRQRRAELARACLQGTGSVGPKDIKDSSLRPLQHGGARILGYNLKQGLPRELERTCRRLVTPELQYSSLLYKKQFPPPPPPESPRPAASPAPPHRPEPTRN, encoded by the exons ATGCTGAAATTCAAGAGGTATTTGATCAC GAAGCTGAGTGCAATCTACAGGTGCCAGCCAGGTCGGCTCTGGATCTCCTTCagcctcctcgtcctcctcctgGTCACACTTCAGGTtgtggagaagctgcagcctcTTGG GAGCTGCCAGTGTGAGCTGGAGCGGGGTCTGCAGCAGACCACAGGCCAcgagctcagctctgccctgcacagcccccacCTGCTGTGGGAGGATGACTCCCCTCAGGGGCAGAGGAAAATTGAGCCAGCCCTCACCTCGACCGAGGATGTTTCCAGGATGCATCT CTGGACAGAAGCCTTTAAGATTCAGGAGGTAACAGCTGGAGAAGCCCAGCAGGCCAGAGGAGTCACCTCTCAAGGGAAGACGTGCAAGCCCAAGACTGACATTGTTTTCCTGAAGGTCCACAAGAGCGCCAGCAGCACGGTCATGAACATCCTGTTCCGCTTTGGGGAGATGCACAACCTCACCTTCGCCTTCCCCCAGGGCGGGGGCTTCCAGCTCTACTACCCCCACCACTTCCTGGCCAAGTTCGTGCAGGGCTTCTCCCCTCTGAGCCCCCGGCAGTTCAACATCCTCTGCCACCACATGCGCTTCCTGCAGCCGGAG GTGCAGAAAGTGGTGCCCAGCTCTGCCGTCTACTTCTCCATCCTGAGGAACCCCGTGCAGCTGATGGAGTCCTCCTTCGTGTACTACAAGGGCGCCTCGGCCTTCTCGCGCGTCCGCAGCCTGCAGGAGttcctcagccagccctggcgcTACTACGACCCCGCCAGCGGTGACCGCCACTACGCCAGGAACCTCATGACCTTCGACTTCGGCTTCAACCCTGACGGGGACGTGTCCCCCGAGCGGGTGCAGCTCATGCTGAAGGCCATCGAGGCGTCCTTCGACTTCCTGCTCATCTCTGAGTACTTCGATGAGTCCATGGTGCTGCTGAAGGAGATGCTGTGCTGGGACCTGGACAGCGTCGTCTCCTTCCCGCTCAACAGCCGGGACAGCAGCACCAAGTCCCCGCTCCCAGACTCCGTTGTGGAGAAGCTGAAAGCCTGGAACAGGCTGGACTGGGAGATCTACACGCACTTTAACAGGACCTTCTGGGAAAGGCTCGACCGCCTCATCGGCCGGGAGCGGCTGCGGCGGGAGGTGAGGGCGCTGCGGCAGCGGCGGGCGGAGCTGGCCCGGGCCTGCCTGCAGGGCACGGGCAGCGTGGGCCCCAAGGACATCAAGGACAGCTCCCTGCGGCCGCTGCAGCACGGCGGGGCCCGGATCCTGGGCTATAACCTCAAGCAGGGCTTGCCTCGGGAGCTGGAGCGGACCTGCCGGCGGCTGGTGACGCCGGAGCTGCAGTACAGCAGCCTCCTCTACAAGAAGCAGTTCCCGCCGCCGCCACCCCCGGAGAGCCCCCGACCCGCTGCGTCCCCAGCCCCGCCTCACCGCCCGGAGCCCACCCGAAACTGA